One genomic segment of Novisyntrophococcus fermenticellae includes these proteins:
- a CDS encoding DUF6382 domain-containing protein, which produces MNIEYKRDLNHNYVILDSPDLADTSAYQVRMILSNDISGLLTCSLRGVDGKTLFCYEITSLQSLKNLYEHKSMESLMLIQLYEQIFQVLEYIEQFLLNVDDLVLSPELIFLNSESSKISFCFLPGYGKDIRQGLRTLIEHLLPKIDHKNQAAVTTAYGLYRKITQDNCGIDALRSALLLESSSVSSTKQELPPEDLESEDLQRKQILDAFFSASEDEEKPFQNKYVGIGVTLFLTILLILFKCFSLPLWAYLLPLILALSIVCVYVVKRFIAGNFSAHSIDNLENSDADTSHSMKQSDTLPPLYGETELIGSKNLETPYLSALSPASSPSILLNKDLILVGKLSHAVDGVLDSPAVSRIHAKIKKKDDEFYIGDLSSRNGTFVNGNPVKGEDEVKLNNGDEITFADMKYRFTE; this is translated from the coding sequence ATGAATATTGAATATAAAAGAGATCTGAACCATAATTACGTAATCTTGGATAGTCCGGATTTAGCCGATACAAGTGCTTATCAGGTCCGGATGATCCTGTCCAACGATATTAGCGGTCTGCTCACCTGCAGCCTTAGAGGCGTAGATGGTAAAACACTATTTTGCTACGAAATAACATCTCTGCAATCTTTGAAAAATCTTTATGAGCATAAAAGTATGGAATCGTTGATGCTCATTCAGTTGTACGAGCAGATTTTTCAGGTTTTGGAATATATAGAACAATTCTTATTAAATGTCGATGATTTGGTCTTATCTCCGGAGCTGATCTTTCTAAATTCCGAAAGTTCCAAAATCAGCTTTTGTTTTTTACCCGGGTATGGGAAAGATATCCGTCAGGGGCTTAGGACACTGATAGAACATCTCCTGCCCAAAATAGATCATAAAAATCAGGCTGCTGTTACAACCGCCTATGGTCTTTACCGCAAAATTACTCAAGATAATTGTGGAATAGACGCATTGAGATCCGCTCTTCTTTTGGAAAGTTCTTCCGTATCCTCTACAAAGCAGGAACTTCCGCCAGAGGATTTGGAAAGTGAAGACCTGCAGCGAAAACAAATTTTAGATGCTTTTTTTTCAGCTTCGGAAGACGAGGAAAAACCTTTTCAGAATAAATATGTCGGAATAGGTGTTACTTTATTCTTGACCATTCTGCTAATCCTTTTCAAGTGTTTTTCCCTTCCCCTGTGGGCTTACCTGCTACCTTTAATTCTTGCTTTGTCAATCGTATGTGTATATGTTGTAAAGCGCTTTATAGCAGGGAATTTCTCTGCTCATTCCATTGATAACCTGGAAAATAGTGATGCGGATACCAGTCACTCCATGAAACAGTCTGACACACTCCCCCCTCTATATGGAGAAACCGAATTGATTGGCAGCAAAAATTTGGAAACCCCTTACCTTTCCGCCTTATCCCCAGCTTCATCGCCTTCCATTCTTTTGAATAAAGATTTGATTTTAGTAGGGAAACTCTCACACGCAGTAGACGGTGTCCTTGATTCACCTGCAGTAAGCCGGATTCATGCAAAAATAAAAAAGAAAGACGATGAATTTTACATCGGAGATTTAAGCTCCAGAAACGGAACTTTTGTAAATGGAAATCCCGTGAAGGGTGAGGACGAAGTAAAGTTGAATAATGGAGATGAAATTACTTTTGCTGATATGAAATATCGTTTTACAGAATAA
- a CDS encoding TadE family protein, which produces MTNYTTSGVPRLLRKASMSVEAVFITPLILFVLFMVLFFSFYIHQRIWFTEAAYEAVLTPGNEREKAQLLLKETPLALNAPNVNVAISKQQIQTTYEGKILPSEGSFSLNYSVSAKAEVLKPVEYIRNLRSIGRLQDGKDFR; this is translated from the coding sequence ATGACTAATTATACAACTTCCGGCGTCCCAAGACTGCTTCGGAAAGCTTCTATGTCTGTTGAAGCAGTTTTCATAACACCTCTGATTCTTTTTGTTCTATTCATGGTTCTATTCTTTAGTTTTTATATCCATCAGCGGATATGGTTTACGGAGGCCGCATATGAAGCAGTACTAACCCCTGGAAATGAAAGAGAAAAAGCACAGCTCCTCCTTAAAGAAACACCGCTGGCCTTAAACGCACCCAATGTAAATGTGGCTATTTCCAAACAACAAATTCAGACTACTTATGAAGGTAAAATCTTACCATCGGAAGGCTCGTTCAGCTTAAACTATAGTGTCTCAGCCAAAGCCGAGGTGCTGAAACCTGTGGAGTATATCCGTAACCTTCGGAGTATCGGACGACTGCAGGACGGAAAGGATTTTAGATGA
- a CDS encoding prepilin peptidase — protein sequence MDWKSIVTLGLLTVNTWRDIRRREIYLLPTVFYGIWGLILTFYSGNIFHWEVIADLLPGLILLLIGKVSGGKVGYGDGLLVLSFGVWNGFKNCIFTLAAALMLAFLWSAFSLLKKSLNKNSEIPFVPFLLISYILMFRGF from the coding sequence ATGGACTGGAAAAGCATTGTCACACTTGGCTTACTTACGGTTAATACCTGGAGAGATATCCGAAGAAGAGAAATCTATCTTCTTCCCACGGTTTTTTATGGCATCTGGGGCCTGATACTGACATTTTATAGCGGAAACATCTTTCACTGGGAAGTCATAGCCGATCTGCTCCCGGGTCTTATTCTTCTGTTAATTGGAAAAGTCAGTGGAGGAAAAGTCGGCTATGGGGATGGTCTGCTGGTTCTTTCATTTGGGGTCTGGAACGGCTTCAAGAATTGTATATTTACATTAGCCGCAGCGTTGATGTTGGCTTTCCTCTGGTCCGCCTTTTCCCTCTTAAAAAAAAGCTTAAATAAGAATAGTGAAATCCCCTTCGTTCCTTTTTTACTGATTTCTTATATTCTGATGTTTAGAGGATTTTAA